The Amycolatopsis coloradensis sequence CCGTCCGCGGCGAGCAGGCTTTCGTGGTCGCCCGATTCGACGATCCGGCCGCGGTCCAAGGTGTAGATCCGGTCCGCCCCGCGCACGTTCGACATCCGGTGCGAGACGAAGAGGACCGTGCGCCCCTCGAACAGGTCGCGCAGCTTGTCGAACAGTTCCGCTTCCGCTTGGGCGTCGAGGGAGGCCGTCGGCTCGTCGAGGATGACGAACGGCGAATCGCGGTAGAACGCCCGTGCCAGCGCCAGGCGTTGCCATTGCCCGAGCGAAAGGTCGGTTCCGCCCGAGAACTCCGCGCCGAGCACCGTGTCGTATCCGTGGTCGAGACGCTCGGCGATCGTGTCGACGGCGGCGCTGCGCGCGGCTTCGGCCAGCCGCCGCGCCGGATCTTCCGCACCCGGCCTGCCGAACTCGATGTTGTCGGTGACCGTCAGCCGGTATTTGACGAAGTCCTGGAACAACACCGCCGCACGATCACGAAGGACCTCGGGCTCAAGAACGGGTTCCCCGTCGATCGACACCGTGCCCGTGCTCGGCGGGTACAGCCCCGCGAGCACCTTCGCGAGGGTCGTCTTTCCCGATCCGTTGGTGCCCACCAAGGCGACTATCCCGCCGGCGGGCAGGTCGATGTCCACCCCACGCAGCGTCGGCTCCGACGCGCCGGGATAACGGAAGCCGACGCCGCGGGCGGTGAGCGATCCCGACGACGCCCGCCGAGGTATTTCGGCCGCCTCCGCCGGTCGCGCGGCCGCGAAGAGCCGGAGATCCGCCAGGTAGAGGAGAACGTCGCCCAGCGCGGTGAACAGGAAGGTGATCGACTGCACCCGCGTGTTGAGCAGGAAGAGCCCCAGCAGGGCGGCGATGGCGGTGGGGACGTCGATCCCGCCGGAACCGACGTAGAGCCAGACGCCGCCGATGATCGCCACGGTGATCAGATCCCCGGCCAGCCTGGCGGCGATCTTGCGCTTGGCATGCCGTCGCTGCACCACCGTCGTGTCCGCGATTTCCTTTTCGTAGCAAGAATCCCAGCGGTCGAACAACGTCTTGCCGATACCGAACGCGCGGATCTCCTTCGCCTCGTCGCGGCCGGTCAGCAGGCGTTCGAGGTAGTCGCGGACACGGCGGTTCTCGGCGAGTGTCTCGTTGAGCCCGTAGCGCGCGTCGCGTTCCTGTTTGGCGGCACGGATCAACGGGATCGGCGCGAGCAGGCACAGCGGGAGCAGGATCCAGGTCATGGCCACGAAGGTGGCTCCGACCGCGATCAGGCTGAACGACGTCTGGATGATCGCGACAGCGGACGAGACCAGCGTGATCGGTTGCACGCGAGACGCGAAGACCGCGCGTTGGAGACGGTCGTAGAAGGCCGGGTCCTCGAAGGTCAGCAGATCCGTCTTCATCGTCGACCGCAGCACCAGGGAAAGGATGTGCCGATCCGTCTTGACCGCGAGAACGCGCTGCCACGACTGGGCGAGGCCACGGAAGGCACCGTTGATCGACATCAGCACCATGGCGGCCATCAGCAGCGGCATCAGGTTCGACCAGAGATCGGCGCGGCCGTCTCCGCCGAGGCCGCCCAGCAGTTCCTTCGTGAACAGCATCACGAGGCTGAGGGTGGCGGCGGAGAACAGCTGGTGGACCAGGATCGCGGTGAAGCGTCTCCGGTCGGCCGCCCAGATCAGGCGCAGCGCGAAGACCGCCGTGCCGGCGAGGCTTCTGGCCGAGAGCCCCTTCGCGGCGGTCATCGCCCGGCCGGGGTTCGTTCGAGCACGTTCGCCAGCCATTCGGTCTGGATCCGGCGCAGCCGATCATGGGTTTCGCGGTAGCGGAAAGTGTGGCCCTCGCGGGGGAACAAGGCGAGTCGGGCTTCTCCCCCGGCGGCGACGAGTCCCTGGTAGAACTCGACGGCCTGGTCGGGATGCGTCGCGGGGTTGGCGTCGTCGAGACCGTGCGCGATCAGGACCGGCCGCCGGATCCGGTCGGCGAACAAGAGCGCGCTGAAGGCGTGGTAGATCTCGGGAATCGCCCAATAGGGCCGTTTCTCGTACTGGAAACCGCCGCAAACGCGTGTCCTGTTGTAGCAACCGCTCTGCGCGATACCCGCCACGAGGGCGGGGAAGTGCGCCAGCGCGTAGAGGGCGAGCGTGGCCCCGAAGCTGTGCCCGGCGACGACGACCCTGTCACCGAGGTGTTCGAGACTCTCCCCGATGGTGCGCTCCAGTTGCCGGTGTACCTGTCCGAGGGTGACGTCACCGGGCCAATGCANCTCCCCGATGGTGCGCTCCAGTTGCCGGTGTACCTGTCCGAGGGTGACGTCACCGGGCCAATGCAAGGGCAGATCGAGGACGGCTTGACGGCAGTCCGCCCCCACGAACCCGTTCGGCGCGGGCGGCTCGGCCCGCAGCGGGCCGGACGTCGCTCGCAGCCAAAGCACCGTCGCGTCGACCTCGCCCGGCGGTGACACGGTCAGCGCCGCGTCGTGGAACCCCGTCGGAATCGTGACGACCCGTTCCGCGGACCCGGCCCGGGGAGTCCACGAAGGACGGACCGGACGCGGCCTCGGCGGCCTGAGCCCGGTGCTGGGTGCCAGCGGCTCCAAGCCCGCTTCGGTCAGCCTGCCGACCGCCCAGGCCAGCCGCCGGGCCCCGGTGCCCGCACGGGCGCTCGGCCGCAGACCGGAGACGTGGTCGACGAGCACGGAGCCGTCGGTCCCCCGCTCGAGGTGCCGCACCAGAAGTGCCTCGGGGAGCAACGGACGCCCGGTGCCGCGGTTCAGGTCGAGTTCGATCGCCCGCGCCCCCACCGCTGCCAGCAAGGCTTCGATACCGGGCTCGAAGGACACGTAGCCGGGGCCGGCGGCTTCGTAGACGAGCGGATCGGCCGGGGTCTCCGCCCCGGTCTTTTCGCTGTTCTCGGGGCAGAGCACCAGCAGGCGATCGCGGTCGAGCCAGCACAGGGGCGCGCCGGCGGCGTTACCGAACGTCGTGAGGGACGCGGCGACCCTGATCCCGTCCAGCTCGGTCACCGTGCGCGCGGCGCAATCCGCGATCCACGGGTGGATCCCGCCGGGACCGTGCGCCAAGCCTGCGAGCAGGGGGAGGCGCGGATGCCAGGCGTACCCGAAGCCGGTCGCCCGGGACACCGGCGGATGCCACTCGTCACCGTCGGGATACCGCACCACGACCGAGAGGGGTTCGGCGCGATCCACCGCGAGCCCCACCAGGTGCGGGTCGAGTTCGAGACCGCACCATTCGCCGAGGTCGCCCCGGTGGTCCGCCAGGCTCGGCCACTCGGGCAGCGTCGTCCGCACCGAGAGCGAGCCGTCGCCGCGCGGATGGTCGAGCGAGTGGCTAACCGGCATGGGTCCCTCCGGGGAGGCGCACCACGATGCGGTCGATGAGCGCCTTGACGTCGCCGATCCCCGCGACGGCCGAACACACCGGCTCCCCGGCGGCGTCGAGGCCGGTCGCGGACGGCACACCGAGACCTTCGAAACCCGCCGGGCGTTCGTCGCCGGGGTTGAGCACCACGGTGGTGATCGAGTCCCGGCGCGCCGGCTCCATCCGGTCGATCAGGGTGTGCAGCGACCGGCACGCCGGGCACGAGCCGGAAACGTAGAGACGCACCCCGAAGACGGGTTCCAGGCACGGTGGGGCGCCGTCGCCCTCGGCCGCCCGCCGGTCCCAGTGACGCAGCACGACGACGAGCACCGCCGAACCGGCGACGCAGCCCGCGAGCCGCGGCAGCGGCGAAGGTTCGGCGAGGAAGGGCAAAGCGGCGGCCGAGACGACCGCGCCCGCCAGGTTCGCGCCGATATGCGCGCTGCCGACGGAGGCGAGGCGCGCGGCTCCGAAACAGGCGCACTTCTGCCCGCGCAACTGATAGGCCACCACGGCGAGCACGGTGTAGGAGACCAGCCCCACCAAGGCGGCGAAACCGCCGGGCAGCGCGATGATCAAGGCCGCGGCGCCGATCTCTCCCACGCCGACGAGCCGGGGTCCGTGCGGGGCGGCGAGGAGACGGGAACCGTACGGCCACGACAGTTCGGCGGCGGGCACGAACAGTTTGGAGAGACCGGCGACCACCAGGGGCGCGGCCAGCAGACCGAACACGGCCTGGCCCAGTGCGGAGATCAACGGACGTCCTTTCGTTCGACCAGCCAGCCCGATTCGAGCAGGTCACGGGCGAAGCCGTCCTCCGGCTTCGTCTCCGGCGAGCCCAGCAGGTCCTGGACCACCACGGCCTGGGATTCGGTGCATTCGGCGAGTGCCAAGGTGGCGCCTTCGACCAGCACACCACCCCCGAACGGGAGCCGGGTGAACACGACCCCTTCGGCGAGTTCGTAGGTCATCGCTTCCTCAGCCACCTCTCCAGCCAGGTCAGGCGCAACAGCATCGGCGCGCGGTCCGCGGTCAGCACGGCGTCGTCGAGGATCCGGAGCACCGGCCGGATGTCGAGCAGTCCCAGGTCGGCGAGCACGCTGCCGTTCGAGAGTTCGATGGCGACCTTCTTGCGCTCGCGACGCAGGTGCCGGGCCGCGGCGGCACGCAGGGCGAACGCCGAAGACACCTCGCGCACGGGCCCGGTGCCTTTCGCGAGCGCCTCGCGCATCGGGACCTGGTTGACGAAGAGACCGTCACGGATATGGCCGAGGCGCCGCGAGTCGTAACCCGCGACCGACGCCAGTACCCCCGCGTCGAGACCGGGGACGATCGTCCGATCTCCCGCCACGGCCAGCGCCCCGTTCTCCCACAGCCGTGCCTGTGCCCGTCCGACCGGCGCGGGAAGGTGGTCCAGGTAGGCCCGCCAGAGTGCGCCCGTCGCCAGCTGTGCGGACTTGAGCGCTTCCCGTCCTTCTTCGGTGAGCCCCGGCAGACCGTGCCCGCCGTGACCGGTGGCGGGAGCGGTGAGACCCGGTTGCTCCTCGGCCGCACGGGCGGCCGCGGCGTTGGCGCCCCGGGTCTTGAGCGCGGCGAGCGCGGCGGCGACGTCGGGGAGCACACCGGTGGTGTGGAAAGGTTCGCAGGCCAGCAGATGCCGTCCACCGCGACCGACCTCGACCTCGGAAAGCGTCGTCGTGACCAGGCTTTCCAGCAGCGACCCCAGCACGAGCGGACGCCGCGCGAAACCCGTGAGGCGATCGACCAGATGGCGGCGCATCGCCAGTTCCGGGGTGGGCGGAGCCACTTCCTCCCCGGTGATCGTGTCCTGATCGAGTACCTCGGCCAGATCACAGGGAACGTGCTCGATCCGCTGCCCGGCGGGCGCCGGGAACGGCGGCCGGGGAGCGCCGCCGGCGTGGAAGAGCACGGGCGTGTGGCCGGCGGCACGCGCGCAGGTCGCGAGGAACGTCGAGGACAGGCCGCCGCTGAAGGCGATCCCGTAATCCCCGCCGAGTCCCTCGAGGTATCCGGTGACGGCTTTGTGCAGCGGCTTACGGGAGGGCACGACATCGGATCTCCGCTGCCTGACGGAAACGCCGTCGACGCCCAGGGTCAGGTACGAACCGACCGTGAGGCGGTACACGCCCGCCATCGGACTGCCGTCGGGAGGTTCGGGCAAGCCCTCGACGAGGGCGAGGAGCCGTCCGTGGTCGAGAGCGGCGTCGGATCGCGCTCGGAATGCCTCGACATCTTCGCTGAATTCGATGCGGCCGGCGCCGATCCGGTAGAAGATCTCCCGCGACGTCGGTTCCGGTCGGCCGATCTCGAATTCGGAGGCGGTGGAACGCACGGTCAGGCCGGCCCGCGGATCGATATCCCCGCCACGGCAGACGATTTTCCCGTCGTCCAGCTCTATTTGCCTCAGCATGGCCTACTCACCCCCGTTCGACTGGAAAACGACGACATACTCTTCGCGAACCGGGACAGAGGTGCTGACCACGGCCTCTTCGCAGGAAACCCACGCGAAGAAACTGGCAGGAGCCCTCGCCGGGACTATCTCGCGACCGAGATTGAACGACGCGGGCGCACCCATGGCACGCAGTCCGGCGGTGAGGAAAAGGGCGTCGTCGACGGGGTCGAGAAAGCCGAATCTCTTCCGCTGATAAGTACGCAATCGGGCGACGGCCCGGGTGAGGTCGAAACGTCCGGCGCGGCGTCCCTCGAGAGCGGGCCAGCGCTCGATACGATACCCACCCGCCGGATCACGGACGGATTCGACGAATTCTCCTGCCCGCCGCCCTGCTTCTTTTACTCTCACTGCCTTCATCTTTCCGTCACGGTACGTCCGGGAGAGGGGGCGCGGACCCGAGACCCGCGCCCCCCGTCAACTCACGTCAGGCTCGACCGGCTCAGATCTGCTGGCAGTGGAACCAGTTGCACAGGTGGCCGGGGCAGCACTGCGAGTCCCAGGCACAACCGTCACCCGGCATGCCACAGGCCTCCTCGACCACGGTCGGCTCCGCGTAGAGGTGCTGGAGCATTCCGTCGCCGAGCTTGGCACTGATAGTCACCTTGGGCATTATTTCCTCCTTTTCACATGAGGTACCGACGGTCGGACCCCAAGTTTTCAGGGCACGCCGAATAGAGTTCGGAACGTGCGCACACGAGACAGTGCGAAACGCGAATATGTCGGCGATAGCCGTGCTTACCCGGACACACCTTCGGACAAGGCGTGCATGGGCATGAAAGATCCCCAGTTCGTCATTGTGGCGCGCCTTCCCCAGTATCGGCGAGCACTGCACACGAGCGCCCGACGGCGCTCGTGCTTGCTTCCCCAGTAATTCTTTGTTTTCCGACCGGTGAATTCCCCGGCTTGCTTCCCCAGTACGTCTCGATTCAAGCTAGCACGCGGGATTGGCACCCGCAACAGAGTCGTTGTACCGATCTTCAGCGCAGGCATTACGACAGAATGCGCGCTTTGCGTGATCGGAAAATAAAAGGAACGCCCGCCGCGACAGTCTCCGCGGAAAGCGTATGACACGGAACGCCGACCCCCGAGGTCCGTCCGCGATCTTGACCGTATTGACCGGCTCCGCGAGCAGGCAACTATCCGGTGAAGAGTTCACCTGCTTGGAGCAAAGTCACTGAGCGTCCACTCGTCGCCGCGCTCCGTGATCCGGGCTCATCGGCGGAAGATCGCGTCGCACCCGGAGGGTGTTCCCTTGCGCGAGCCACCGGCGACGGCGCGAGGAGCCGGACTCGATAGTCCACTGTGGACGAATTATTCGTTTCGCCGCCAAGCACCAAGCACTGGCGGCCTCCCAGCACCACGCGGACTTCGTCGGCGAAGCCCGCGTGGTGCCTCGACGCCTGACTAGCGCCGGGTGAGGACGCGCTTGCCCAGCCAGCCCGCGTAGACGGCCAGACCCGCGAACCCGGCCTTCCGTGTGGGGCGGGCCGCGATCGCCAGGCCGATGGCGAGTTCGGTGGCGCCGTTGCGGTAGGTCCAGTTGCGGACGTCGTCGGCGAAGGCCATCTTCGTCACGGGTTCGAAGGCCGCCGGGGCGGCGAAGTGGGCGAGGCCGGTCGCGGCGATGCCGAGGCCGAGGAGCTTGGACATGGAGTGCCTTCCTTGTTCAGTCGAGGACGCCGGCGCGGCGCCAAAGACGACGGCTGGGGCCACCGATGAGGCCGATCTCGGTGAAGTGTTCGACGGCCTTGGCTGCCCACGCCGCCTTGGTCCGGCGCCAGTGCGGGTTCGCGGCGGCGGCCTGGCGGGCTTCGCGGGGGTCGAGTCCGACGGAGGTGTATGCCTTGGGGTGCAACAACTCCGACGTCGCGACGTAGGCCATCCCGGCGATCGCCCAGCGGATCAGTTCGCGGCCGACGCGGCCGTGACGCGCCCAGGCCCGGCTCAGTTCGTCCTTGGCGAAGCTGATGTGCCGTGCCTCTTCGATGACGTGGATACGCGAGATCATCCGGATCATCGGCTGCAGGTTGTCGTCGCGCATCATCTCGCGTTGCATGCCGTCGGCGAGTTCCTCGACGTAGATGGCGCCGGCGAACAGCAGCGCCGGGCCGCAGATAGCGCCGAACACCTTGCCCGCGCGGTGCGCCGTGCGGCTCGGGCGCCGGACGACGCCGCCGCTCTTCTCGATCGAGCGCGCGAACATGGTGCTGTGACGGCATTCGTCGGCGATCTCGGTGAGCGCGTACTGGGCGTTGTGCGTCGTCGGGTCGCTGTTGTAGACGTGGCGCACGAGGCCTTGCATGAGGATCAGCTCGAACCAGATACCCGACGCCGCCGCGGCCGCGGCCTCCTGACGGCTCAGCTCGGCGCGCTGGTCTTCGTCGAGACGTTCCCACAACTCCGTGCCGTACAGGGAACATCGCTCCGGCGCCTTGCCGTACGCCCCGTCGACGAGCGGCGCGAGCCAGTCGACGTCGACGTCCGGGTCGTAGGAGAGCCGCGCGGAGGAGCGCTGCAGGCGCTCGGCGACGCGTTCGCTTTCGGTGTTCGCGGTCATGACGACCTCCTCGGATCCTTGTGCTCGGGCAGCGGTCCGCCGCCGTCCGGGATGACCTGCCCGGAATCGCGGTAGGCCACCGCCTCGTGGAAACCATCGCGTTCGGCGAACTCCCGGAACCAGCGGCCTTCGGGGCTGTGCCGGGTGATGCCGTCGAAAAGCGTCGCGAGCGTCTGGGTGCCGGAAAGGCCCATGTTGTCGTAGGCCTGGTTGATCATCAGTTTCTGCATCACCAGCTGGTTCGTCGGCACGCCCGCCATCCGGTCGGCCAGTGCCTCGACTGCCGCTTCGAGCCGTCCGGGTTCCACCGCCTCGAGCGCGAGTCCCCATTCCGCCGCGGTGGCGCCGTCGATGGTGTCGCCGGTGAGCAGCATCCGCTTCGCCCGCTGAGCGCCGACGCGGTAGACCCACATCGCGGTCGTCGGGCAGCCCCACACCCGCGCGGGCGGATAGCCGATGCGCGCGTCGGTCGCCATGATCAGCACGTCGCACGACAGCGCGATGTCGCTGCCGCCGGCGATCGCGTGTCCCTGCACCTGGCAGACGGTGGGTTTCAGCGATCGCCACAGGCTGAAGAAGTCGTCGGTGTTGCGCTTCATCACCCGGTAGTCCTTGACCGGATCCCAGACCGGGCCCTGGTTCCAGCGGCCTTCGGCGTCGTCCTCGGCGAACTGCTTGAGGTCGTATCCGGCACAGAACGACCGGCCCTCGCCGCGCACCACGATCACCCGGACCGCGTCGTCTTCGTTCGCCAGCTCCACGGCTTGGCGGATCTCGCGCGGCATGACGTCGTTGATCGCGTTGAGCCGCTCGGGGCGGTTCAACGTCAGGTAGGCCTTCCGGTCTTCGACGCGGTACGTGAGCGTCTCAAACGCCATCGGAACCTCCCAGCGCACGAAGGGTGAACGTGACCAGCTGCGGGATCGTGTCCGGTCCGCTTTCCCCGGCCAAGGGGCCGACCAGCATTTCCGCGCCCGCGCCGACCAGCGCCGCGGCGGTCGCTTCCGCGTCCTGCGGAGGCAGCAGTCCCCTCGCCACGCCGTCGGCGATGTTCCTGGCGATGACCTCGCGGAACGCGCGGCGGAACACCAGGCGCTCGGCCTCCACCACGGCGTCGACCGGCTCGGCTAGCAGCGCGTACGCCAGCCTCGGCGCCTTCAACGCCCGCCCGGCGAAGGTCTCGATGACGGCGACCACGCGCTCGCGGACGTCGCCCTGGGACGCGGCGGCCTCGACGGCGTCGACCTCCCGGGAGACCACCTCGCGGAAGACTTCGACGACGAGGTCGGCCTTCGACGGGAACTGCCGGTACACGCTGCCTGTGCCGACGCCCGCCCGCGCGGCGACAGCGGCCATGGAGCAGCCCGCGTAACCGGTCTCGGCCAGCAGCGCGATGGCCGCGGCCAGGATCTCTCCTCGC is a genomic window containing:
- a CDS encoding alpha/beta hydrolase family protein is translated as MPVSHSLDHPRGDGSLSVRTTLPEWPSLADHRGDLGEWCGLELDPHLVGLAVDRAEPLSVVVRYPDGDEWHPPVSRATGFGYAWHPRLPLLAGLAHGPGGIHPWIADCAARTVTELDGIRVAASLTTFGNAAGAPLCWLDRDRLLVLCPENSEKTGAETPADPLVYEAAGPGYVSFEPGIEALLAAVGARAIELDLNRGTGRPLLPEALLVRHLERGTDGSVLVDHVSGLRPSARAGTGARRLAWAVGRLTEAGLEPLAPSTGLRPPRPRPVRPSWTPRAGSAERVVTIPTGFHDAALTVSPPGEVDATVLWLRATSGPLRAEPPAPNGFVGADCRQAVLDLPLHWPGDVTLGQVHRQLERTIGEXHWPGDVTLGQVHRQLERTIGESLEHLGDRVVVAGHSFGATLALYALAHFPALVAGIAQSGCYNRTRVCGGFQYEKRPYWAIPEIYHAFSALLFADRIRRPVLIAHGLDDANPATHPDQAVEFYQGLVAAGGEARLALFPREGHTFRYRETHDRLRRIQTEWLANVLERTPAGR
- the adfB gene encoding actinodefensin-associated protein B yields the protein MTYELAEGVVFTRLPFGGGVLVEGATLALAECTESQAVVVQDLLGSPETKPEDGFARDLLESGWLVERKDVR
- a CDS encoding ABC transporter ATP-binding protein, translated to MTAAKGLSARSLAGTAVFALRLIWAADRRRFTAILVHQLFSAATLSLVMLFTKELLGGLGGDGRADLWSNLMPLLMAAMVLMSINGAFRGLAQSWQRVLAVKTDRHILSLVLRSTMKTDLLTFEDPAFYDRLQRAVFASRVQPITLVSSAVAIIQTSFSLIAVGATFVAMTWILLPLCLLAPIPLIRAAKQERDARYGLNETLAENRRVRDYLERLLTGRDEAKEIRAFGIGKTLFDRWDSCYEKEIADTTVVQRRHAKRKIAARLAGDLITVAIIGGVWLYVGSGGIDVPTAIAALLGLFLLNTRVQSITFLFTALGDVLLYLADLRLFAAARPAEAAEIPRRASSGSLTARGVGFRYPGASEPTLRGVDIDLPAGGIVALVGTNGSGKTTLAKVLAGLYPPSTGTVSIDGEPVLEPEVLRDRAAVLFQDFVKYRLTVTDNIEFGRPGAEDPARRLAEAARSAAVDTIAERLDHGYDTVLGAEFSGGTDLSLGQWQRLALARAFYRDSPFVILDEPTASLDAQAEAELFDKLRDLFEGRTVLFVSHRMSNVRGADRIYTLDRGRIVESGDHESLLAADGIYAKLFRLQAAGYEERVTTQSETV
- a CDS encoding TetR/AcrR family transcriptional regulator, with protein sequence MPYRRTPKTQARLDSQRGEILAAAIALLAETGYAGCSMAAVAARAGVGTGSVYRQFPSKADLVVEVFREVVSREVDAVEAAASQGDVRERVVAVIETFAGRALKAPRLAYALLAEPVDAVVEAERLVFRRAFREVIARNIADGVARGLLPPQDAEATAAALVGAGAEMLVGPLAGESGPDTIPQLVTFTLRALGGSDGV
- a CDS encoding diiron oxygenase; translated protein: MTANTESERVAERLQRSSARLSYDPDVDVDWLAPLVDGAYGKAPERCSLYGTELWERLDEDQRAELSRQEAAAAAASGIWFELILMQGLVRHVYNSDPTTHNAQYALTEIADECRHSTMFARSIEKSGGVVRRPSRTAHRAGKVFGAICGPALLFAGAIYVEELADGMQREMMRDDNLQPMIRMISRIHVIEEARHISFAKDELSRAWARHGRVGRELIRWAIAGMAYVATSELLHPKAYTSVGLDPREARQAAAANPHWRRTKAAWAAKAVEHFTEIGLIGGPSRRLWRRAGVLD
- a CDS encoding crotonase/enoyl-CoA hydratase family protein yields the protein MAFETLTYRVEDRKAYLTLNRPERLNAINDVMPREIRQAVELANEDDAVRVIVVRGEGRSFCAGYDLKQFAEDDAEGRWNQGPVWDPVKDYRVMKRNTDDFFSLWRSLKPTVCQVQGHAIAGGSDIALSCDVLIMATDARIGYPPARVWGCPTTAMWVYRVGAQRAKRMLLTGDTIDGATAAEWGLALEAVEPGRLEAAVEALADRMAGVPTNQLVMQKLMINQAYDNMGLSGTQTLATLFDGITRHSPEGRWFREFAERDGFHEAVAYRDSGQVIPDGGGPLPEHKDPRRSS